One Branchiostoma floridae strain S238N-H82 chromosome 1, Bfl_VNyyK, whole genome shotgun sequence genomic region harbors:
- the LOC118417495 gene encoding uncharacterized protein LOC118417495 encodes MEQARKIEQDCDTFVRVFMASSLPQLRYMFCRAGLTAQEVNRRVASCQAMVLDSLWHWAQQDRNVNLLNIGFFRQSPPHVRAHIAMQRFKQPHPQPPMTILLDQIRLLCHRDQEVLEFVRDLNFQMSYSRNCLGHLTHIRSNSFSCAALCRVQGLCTIRGQRAVNIVTWGGSVPLPRHLKEEYINYASRYIWHPLVGLQVLLNGERSPSGQMVQVVPANAPFMLLCSTYTFNQHHDGRVVEVYPCSYCRAMFPSTRSPKGYVHYTLYKSSETGESDSYNRFSKGNCAECAAFSAMFHVTKQTCRIVGADPRVTVQRLGVGQLSVPLTLC; translated from the exons ATGGAACAAGCACGGAAAATAGAACAGGACTGCGACACATTTGTGCGCGTTTTTATGGCTTCCTCCCTCCCTCAACTTCGCTACATGTTCTGTAGGGCTGGACTGACAGCACAGGAGGTAAATCGTCGGGTCGCTTCTTGCCAAGCTATG GTATTGGATAGTCTCTGGCACTGGGCACAGCAAGACAGAAATGTCAACCTTCTGAACATAGGATTCTTCCGACAAAGCCCTCCTCACGTACGTGCACACATAGCAATGCAGCGTTTCAAACAACCCCATCCACAGCCACCTATGACCATCTTACTCGATCAG ATTCGTCTTCTGTGCCATCGTGACCAGGAGGTTCTTGAGTTTGTGAGAGACTTGAACTTCCAGATGAGCTACAGCCGAAACTGCCTTGGTCACTTGACTCACATCAGAAGTAACTCCTTCAGCTGTGCAGCACTGTGTCGGGTACAAGGGCTATGTACAATCAGGGGACAGCGGGCCGTTAATATCGTGACCTGGGGCGGAAGCGTGCCCCTACCGCGGCATTTGAAAGAGGAGTACATCAACTACGCTTCAAGGTACATTTGGCACCCGCTGGTTGGCTTGCAAGTGCTTCTGAACGGGGAACGTTCGCCATCGGGGCAGATGGTTCAAGTGGTTCCCGCCAATGCACCTTTCATGTTACTTTGTTCGACCTACACGTTCAATCAGCACCACGATGGCAGAGTGGTGGAGGTGTACCCGTGCAGTTATTGTAGGGCAATGTTTCCCTCTACGCGTTCTCCAAAAGGCTACGTACATTATACTTTGTACAAAAGTAGCGAGACTGGCGAAAGTGACAGCTACAACCGTTTTTCAAAGGGTAATTGTGCCGAATGTGCAGCGTTCAGTGCGATGTTTCACGTCACTAAGCAAACCTGTAGAATTGTTGGTGCGGATCCAAGAGTAACCGTACAGAGGTTAGGAGTCGGTCAACTATCGGTACCACTTACACTGTGCTGA
- the LOC118417504 gene encoding calcium-activated potassium channel subunit beta-2-like, whose protein sequence is MASDDMVYCKRGCVYALSFVPVVGAIALVVAGIVVARPALTALRLHQAECTVTSSSIGADVTCKCPLGRNCRSTFPCLEIAVLYSEKGRNNSTYNVSGTGHNTTGHRSLLVDTQGLFGRTPQCAVRPCGKAADDNSKEVADYWESWGTVGQQFPCFYDPDHDAEVSRTVIFSSKWAAFHALFWPLLLIFLSLAAAYFICYRFHCWCDDGTWND, encoded by the exons ATGGCTTCTGACGACATGGTGTACTGTAAGAGAGGATGTGTCTATGCTTTGTCTTTCGTCCCCGTCGTGGGAGCGATTGCACTGGTTGTGGCAGGCATAGTGGTAGCCAGACCTGCCCTAACGGCCCTCCGTCTCCACCAAGCGGAGTGTACGGTGACATCCTCCAGTATAGGCGCGGACGTGACCTGCAAATGCCCGCTAGGAAGGAACTGTCGGTCCACATTTCCGTGCTTAGAGATCGCAGTGCTGTACTCTGAGAAAGGACGTAACAACTCGACATACAACGTCTCCGGGACGGGTCACAACACAACGGGCCACAGAAGTCTACTAGTGGACACACAAGGCTTGTTCGGAAGGACGCCACAG TGTGCCGTTCGGCCATGTGGTAAGGCAGCTGACGATAACTCCAAGGAAGTGGCGGACTATTGGGAGTCCTGGGGTACTGTAGGCCAGCAGTTCCCCTGCTTCTATGATCCCGACCACGACGCGGAGGTTTCCCGTACCGTCATCTTCAGCAGCAAGTGGGCGGCCTTCCACGCGCTGTTCTGGCCGCTGCTGCTGATTTTCCTCAGCCTGGCAGCAGCGTACTTCATCTGTTACCGGTTCCACTGCTGGTGTGATGATGGCACATGGAATGATTAG
- the LOC118417479 gene encoding kelch-like protein 42, giving the protein MLTLSALEWAAGWTNDVAAATQRELDSIMDQDVQEKKRKKTSGGGYDVCFFFVNEESDITVCVEETSFLVHRRVLEESSDYFRAMFECDMMESRQSEVQLHDFRAEIFETVLDFLYTSEFCLDYGNLEEVLEMANFLQVLPLLDHIAGLVDEKNCVTLFIMADKYSISKVTDVTGKILSDNYHRYLQSKELSRLTKEQRERVRQKRYHHKPVVAAVNAHYVHYPEPGLRQFHSYDDKNDAWSRFTRLPNTASRRGFGVAVLDNYLFVVGGHAKPRDYPRQFHSTGTKLGALQNQTVCYNTLTDTWFNTAPIQQARAYFGLVPCGDFIYAIAGFQYDDPIHSVERYDPRDNSWVFVRDVPEGRTCYEPAVTCMGDIYVNCEIKDSDTFWLHKYSPASNTWTAISELPTNRWRHCMAAVQDTVYILGAYQPGVDCFNVSSQQWFRVRIPRDLKIPYDRGCASLGDDVYVLDCEETLCHNVKTRKWTDQLCQFPLGGFGIKAVTLYLPERKARDDGGDSESD; this is encoded by the exons ATGTTGACGTTATCGGCACTTGAATGGGCTGCTGGCTGGACCAATGACGTCGCGGCGGCCACGCAGCGTGAGCTTGATTCAATCATGGATCAAGACGTGCAGGAGAAAAAGCGCAAGAAGACGTCAGGAGGAGGTTACGATGTCTGCTTCTTCTTCGTGAACGAAGAATCTGACATAACCGTGTGCGTGGAGGAGACGTCGTTCCTCGTGCACCGCCGGGTGTTGGAGGAGTCCTCCGACTACTTCCGAGCGATGTTCGAGTGCGACATGATGGAGAGCAGGCAGAGCGAGGTGCAGCTGCACGACTTCCGCGCAGAAATCTTCGAGACTGTCTTAGACTTTCTGTACACGTCGGAATTCTGTCTGGACTATGGGAATCTGGAGGAAGTCCTGGAGATGGCCAATTTCCTACAGGTGTTGCCCCTCCTGGACCACATAGCTGGCCTGGTGGATGAGAAGAACTGTGTGACTCTGTTCATCATGGCGGACAAATACAGCATCAGCAAGGTTACAGACGTTACCGGGAAGATCCTGAGTGACAACTATCACAGATATCTGCAGTCCAAGGAACTCAGCAG ACTAACCAAGGAGCAGCGTGAACGTGTACGACAAAAGCGCTATCACCACAAGCCTGTCGTCGCCGCCGTTAACGCACACTACGTTCACTATCCCGAACCTGGACTGCGACAGTTTCACTCGTACGACGACAAGAATGACGCCTGGTCTCGGTTCACGCGTCTGCCCAACACGGCCAGCAGACGAGGGTTCGGTGTGGCGGTGTTGGACAACTACCTGTTTGTTGTCGGTGGCCACGCAAAGCCCAGAGACTACCCAAGGCAGTTCCACTCGACAGGAACAAAACTAGGCGCTCTACAGAATCAGACCGTGTGCTACAACACCCTAACAGACACCTGGTTCAACACTGCGCCCATCCAGCAAGCCCGCGCCTACTTCGGGCTGGTGCCCTGCGGAGACTTCATCTACGCCATTGCAGGTTTTCAGTACGACGACCCCATCCACTCCGTGGAGCGGTACGATCCTAGGGACAACAGTTGGGTGTTCGTGCGAGACGTCCCGGAGGGGAGGACGTGTTATGAGCCTGCCGTGACCTGCATGGGAGACATCTACGTCAACTGTGAGATAAAGGACAGCGACACGTTTTGGCTGCACAAATACAGCCCTGCAAGCAACACGTGGACCGCCATATCCGAACTGCCGACCAACCGCTGGCGACACTGCATGGCCGCGGTCCAGGACACAGTGTACATCCTGGGTGCCTACCAGCCAGGCGTGGACTGTTTCAACGTCAGCTCGCAGCAGTGGTTCAGAGTCAGAATCCCCAGAGACCTGAAAATCCCATACGACAGAGGCTGCGCGTCTTTAGGAGATGATGTGTACGTCTTGGATTGTGAGGAGACGCTGTGCCATAACGTCAAGACGAGGAAGTGGACGGACCAACTGTGCCAGTTCCCCCTCGGCGGGTTTGGCATCAAAGCCGTGACGTTGTACCTTCCGGAACGTAAGGCGAGGGATGATGGCGGGGACTCGGAGTCGGACTGA